CCTTTGGCGGAGATTTTTAAAGGTCGGGTAAAACATTTTGTTTATATGAGTTCGGCGGGAGTTTATCTCAAAACAGACCAATTACCGCACATTGAAGGGGATGCGATCGATCCGAAAAGTCGTCACAAAGGTAAGCACGAAACAGAGGCGTATTTAATCGAACAAGGATTGCCTTTTACTTCGATTCGTCCAACCTATATTTACGGCCCGCAGAATTATAATGATGTGGAAGCGTGGTTTTTCGATCGCATCGTGCGCGATCGACCCATCCCCGTACCGGGTAACGGATTACACATCACCCAACTCGGTCACTGCAAAGACTTGGCGAACGCGATGGCGGCGGTGTTGGGGAATGAGAAAGCGATCGCACAGATATATAATATTTCGGGAGAACGCTTCGTTACTTTCGATGGACTTGCACGCGCCTGTGCAATAGCGGCGGGTAAATCACCGGATGAGTTGCAGATAGTGCATTACGACCCGAAAAAGTTTGATTTCGGCAAACGTAAAGGTTTTCCATTGCGCGTGCAGCACTTCTTCGCATCAGTTAATAAAGCGATGACCGAATTGAATTGGAAACCGGAATATGACTTAGTTTCTGGTTTGAAAGATTCATTTCAAAATGATTTTCTCGCGTCTGGAAGAGATAAAGCTGAAGCTGATTTTTCTGTAGATGATGAGATTTTGAAAGCAGTGCAAAGTTAATTGTTAGGGTAAGGTGGGCAATGCTTACCTTACTCTTAATGAGAGGATAAATATGGCTTATTTTTTAGTTTGGATGGTGCAACAAGGGTAAAAAGAAACCCGGTTTCTTCAAGAAACCGGGTTTCTAGTTGTCAATTAAGCATTTTCCTTGGTAAGAGTTGGCGGCAACAAATAGATAGCACCGGAAATTAAAGTGAAAGCAACAGAAATCCAGAAAGCAATGAGAGAAGGAATTTGCCAAACTGCTGGTAAAGGTGCAATTAACAACGAAATGGCGATGATTTGACTTACTGTTTTCAATTTACCCCAGATGTTTGCACCGGAAATAGAAGTTTGATTGACGCGCCAACCTGCGATCGCCAACTCCCGCGCTAAAATCAGAAAAACGCCCCATGCAGGCACTTGTCCCAACTCAACTAAAGCCAATAATGGGCCAAGGACTAGGAATTTATCGACTAAAGGATCGAGAAACTTGCCTAAATCGCTGATTTGGTTGAGTTTACGCGCCAAATAGCCATCTAACCAATCGGTACTTGCTGCTACGATAAAAATTGCCAAACATATCCACCGACTTAACTCTGTGGGGTTGTGCAATCCGTAAAGGAGAAACGGCAATCCCAGCAGGCGCGAGAAAGTGATCCAGTTTGGAATAGTCATATCAATTGAGTGGAGTGCGATCGGCTATCAGTTTTTATCTTAAATTATCCAGCTGCCTACTTACGGCTAAACCTGCGTGTCACCATACAAGATTTGATTTTTTAGGTATGTTGTTGCACTAAGCGTTCTCGACAGCGCCACAGCTTACGTAAGTTTCGATACTGTTGGGTAACACCCATCATCCCGAAAAGATTGGTGGTAAAATTTCCGCTTTCGTGGGTTTGTGCTTGTAATTGTCGATCGCCCATGTCAAACTCGCTCCAAAAATGCTATTCTAGAATAATTAAAAAAACTTAATAACAAAACTATGGTAAATCGTTGGGCTGATAAGCAACTGAAAAATTGCGAAGCAGCACTCCTTTCATTAGAAGCGGGGTTGACCCAATTTAACCAGGCGACGACAGGATTAATAGATTCCCTCGCTGCTGGAACTTCTTTATCTTATTTGCAACAAACTTATTCGCTTAATTGGCACAAAATCTGGCAGGAAATCGCACAAGAAAACCTTTGGGGCCCACAATCCTATCAGCTCGGTGAATGGCTGTCTCAACAAGAAAAAGATATAGAGAAACGCTTGCTACAACTGGAATTGTTAATTTCCGAATACCGCCTGCATATTCATCACTCGGTTCAAAAAGCTACCGATTTTTGGCTGGGATACGACGAAGGCAAAGTTCGCTGTCGCACTCCTTATGCTCAAGAACCATTTATTATCGGTTATCCCACACCCTATCAAAAAGGAGAATTGCTCGGTTGGCGTTATGCGATCGCCAAATATAAAGTTCAGAATTTGTTGGAATGTTGCAACACATCTAGTTGCGAACTTTTCACTTGGGGATGAATTAATTTGAGATTTAAGATTTTAGATGGCAAATTTTTGATTATTCCCTAAAAAAATTTTTATTTTCGCCACATTCACTGTTGTTATTCTCTGTGAGAATCGGTGGTTAAATTTCTACCGCAGATGTAGGCAGATTAACGCAGATAAGAAGGGGATTTTTTATGCAGCCGATGCTACCGGACATAATATAATTATATGATGTAGTTAAAGAATGCTAAGATTTCAGATTACAAATTGCCAAAATCTGCAATCTGAAATCTGAAATTTGCAATTACCCAGCTTACTTGAGGTGTGCAACGGTGACGCCTTCGCCGCCTTCAGATCGATCGGCTAAATCAAAACGCTCAACCTGCGGATGCTGCTTCAAGAATTCGTGAACTCCTTGTCGCAGCTTACCGGTGCCTTTGCCGTGAACGATCCACAGGACACCGTATTCTACTGCTTGGGCGATCGCTTTTTCTACCTCGCTTTCTGCATCTGCTACTCGCCAACCGCGAATATCGAGAGTATTCTTAGATGTGCGAATCGCAGGTTTGGGTTGTTGCGGAACAGTTGCTGTCTGTTTCTTTTGCGAATTACTTGTCTCGCCTGCAACGGGTTTTGATTTAACTGGCAATTCCGGTTTCTCACCATCAAGGGATTCGATATCTTCTAAAGAAACAGTCATTTTCATGATGCCAAACTTGACGGTCAACTGACCTGCTTCGTTAGGAGAACTCAGCACTTCCGCAGTTTGACCTAACCTGGGAATGCGAATGCGATCGCCTTCTTTTGGCATAAAGCCTGGTTTGGGTTTTGGCGGTGGCGGTGGTGGCAAATGACGTTGGGCAATTTGATTGACACTTTCCCTTGCTATATTCACATCTTGTGCGGTCATCGGCCCTTGTTGCAAGCGGCGAATTACTTGGGCGATTTCACCTTTTGCTTGTGCGATCGCTTTTAGCACTTCCTGTTCTTGCTGTTGTCGCAACTGTTGTTCTCTTTCTTGCAAAGCAGCTGCTTTTTTGGAGACTTCCTGATAGAAACGCTCTGCTTGTTTGAGTAGTTGCGCTGCTTCTTCTGCTTTAGTTTCTTGACGGCGGCGTTGCGCTTCCAATCCCGCAATTACTTCGTTTACCTCTTCCGTTGCTCCCCCTACATAAGTTTGTGCTTTTTCAACTACCTCTGCGTTGAGTCCCAAACGGCGAGCAATTGTCAAAGCGTTAGAACGACCGGGAATTCCCCATAATAAACGATATGTAGGCGAAAGGCTGACATCATCGAATTCTACCGAAGCATTTTCAAAACGCGAGTCTTGATATTTCAGCGCTTTGAGTTCGCCAAAGTGAGTTGTCGCCATCGTCAGTTGTGCGTTGTCGGCGAGATATTGTAAAAGTGCGATCGCCAATGCACTTCCCTCCGCTGGGTCAGTACCCGCTCCCACTTCATCTAGCAATACTAGCGAATTGCTCGTTGATAATTGCTCATTGGCAATTGCAGATTCATTTTCTTCTCCATTCTCCAAAGCCTCTAAAATCCTGCTAATGCGGCGGATGTGACCGGAAAAGGTAGATAAACTTTGCTCTAACGATTGTTCATCGCCAATATCTGCCAAAACTTGCTCAAACCAGGGCATTTCGACTGGTTCCCGTGCGGCTACGAACAAACCCACCTTCGCCATCAGCGCCGCCAAACCCAAAGTTTTTAAGGTAACGGTTTTGCCGCCAGTGTTA
This portion of the Aerosakkonema funiforme FACHB-1375 genome encodes:
- a CDS encoding NAD-dependent epimerase/dehydratase family protein encodes the protein MRILIMGGTRFIGVYLTKILVEQGHEVVLFNRGKKPAPVEGIQQIHGDRTDASQIKEKLASENFDAIFDNNGRELSDTQPLAEIFKGRVKHFVYMSSAGVYLKTDQLPHIEGDAIDPKSRHKGKHETEAYLIEQGLPFTSIRPTYIYGPQNYNDVEAWFFDRIVRDRPIPVPGNGLHITQLGHCKDLANAMAAVLGNEKAIAQIYNISGERFVTFDGLARACAIAAGKSPDELQIVHYDPKKFDFGKRKGFPLRVQHFFASVNKAMTELNWKPEYDLVSGLKDSFQNDFLASGRDKAEADFSVDDEILKAVQS
- the pgsA gene encoding CDP-diacylglycerol--glycerol-3-phosphate 3-phosphatidyltransferase gives rise to the protein MTIPNWITFSRLLGLPFLLYGLHNPTELSRWICLAIFIVAASTDWLDGYLARKLNQISDLGKFLDPLVDKFLVLGPLLALVELGQVPAWGVFLILARELAIAGWRVNQTSISGANIWGKLKTVSQIIAISLLIAPLPAVWQIPSLIAFWISVAFTLISGAIYLLPPTLTKENA
- a CDS encoding endonuclease MutS2, producing the protein MIQAETLELLEWPRLCQHLSTFAATKLGAIASRRLQIPQTQDESLTLLAQTQEVYKLETRLTTGWTFDGIYDIGDALERAELQGILSGEELLNIATTLAGTRQLRRVIDNQEDLPVLTELVADLRTYPELEQEIHHCIDDRGEVADRASPKLAGIRQQMRQQRDRIYQILQGILQRQSGAVQEQVITQRGDRFVIPVKATSKDAIPGIVHDTSMSGVTLYVEPNAIVSLGNQMRQLIRQEQAEEEAIRRALTEQVAAVKPDLERLLAIATTLDLATARARYSYWLQANPPRFIQMVGGGQDAHPTRESITLRQLRHPLLVWQHQHEQGAAVVPVDLLIQPQIRVVTITGPNTGGKTVTLKTLGLAALMAKVGLFVAAREPVEMPWFEQVLADIGDEQSLEQSLSTFSGHIRRISRILEALENGEENESAIANEQLSTSNSLVLLDEVGAGTDPAEGSALAIALLQYLADNAQLTMATTHFGELKALKYQDSRFENASVEFDDVSLSPTYRLLWGIPGRSNALTIARRLGLNAEVVEKAQTYVGGATEEVNEVIAGLEAQRRRQETKAEEAAQLLKQAERFYQEVSKKAAALQEREQQLRQQQEQEVLKAIAQAKGEIAQVIRRLQQGPMTAQDVNIARESVNQIAQRHLPPPPPPKPKPGFMPKEGDRIRIPRLGQTAEVLSSPNEAGQLTVKFGIMKMTVSLEDIESLDGEKPELPVKSKPVAGETSNSQKKQTATVPQQPKPAIRTSKNTLDIRGWRVADAESEVEKAIAQAVEYGVLWIVHGKGTGKLRQGVHEFLKQHPQVERFDLADRSEGGEGVTVAHLK